TGCCTGCAAATGGTGCGGTGGCAATCAGAATCAAAGCAGTGGCCTCAGGGCAAAGCATTCTTTAAGAGGTTGTTTAAAAAGTCTCCTTTTAAACATGCACTTTAAATTTATAAATGTTCAGACCGAAGCCTTCATCATCGGAACAGGCACCTTATCTGGACTAACTTCCACGCTAACTGTTATTGTCTCCGGAACCGGGGCCTCTACTGCCGGCGTCTCCATAGATGCGCTCTGCTCTTCAAGCTGCTCCTCCAGAGCAAATATCTTGGTGAACATATCCAGCGCCGCCAGACCGTTCTCCTCCCCGCTCATTTCCTTGATCCGTTTAATTGGATCATGCATCATCTGATTCACGATGCTCTTCGTTAGACGGGTAATTACTTTACGCTCCCGTTCATCCAAGTCAGGCAGCTTATTGAACAAGCTGTCCAATGTGCTTGCATGAATCGCAGACGATTTCTCCTGCAAGGCTCGAATAACAGGCTGAACACCCAAAGTCTGCAACCAACTGGTAAATACAGCAATCTCCTCTTCAATCATCCGCTCGATAATGATAGCCTCCCCACGGCGCATTTCCATATTACTCTCAACGATCCCTTCCAGATCATCAATGTCATAAAGGAACACATTCGGAAGCTCGCCAATCGACGGCTCGATATCACGCGGTACAGCAATATCAATAATAAACAACGGACGATCCGGACGGAGCTCCATACTCTTGGTCACCTGTGCTGAAGTGAGCACATATCCTTCTGCCCCAGTGGAGCTAATCAGAATATCCACTTCAGATAATCGCCGCAGCGCCTCCTGCATCGTGCATGGCGTTCCGTCAAACTTACTAGCCAGCTCCTGCGCCCGAGTAAAGGTACGGTTTGCAACGAGCACTTCTTCCGTACCCCCGCCGCTTAAATGCTTCGCTGTCAGTTCACTCATCTTCCCCGCACCAAGGATCAGGACCCGCTTCCCAGAGAAGCTGCCGAACACCCGCTTGCCGAGCTCCACTGCCGCATAGCTAACCGAGACCGCACTCTCGCCAATCGCCGTCTCTGAGTGAGCACGTTTGCCTAGAGTAATCGCCTGTTTGAACAACATATTAAACCATTTGCCGGTAGCCTTCTCACCTTGTGCAAGCAGAAAAGCACTGCGTACCTGGCCAAGAATTTGAGTCTCCCCAAGAACCATGGAATCCAGCCCGCTAGCCACTCTGAACAAATGACGAACCGCTTGCTCCTCTTCGTACATATATAAATGCTTGGTAAATTCCTCACGCGGAATACCAAACCACTTCTCCATAAAACTACGGATGAAATATCCGCACATATGCAGCCGGTCAACAACCACATAAATTTCCGTGCGGTTGCAGGTCGCAAGGATTACTCCTTCCATCACACTTTTGGTACGTGTTAATTCCAGCAGCGCCTGCGGCATATCCTGTTCTGAAAATGCAAAACGTTCTCTGACTTCCACAGGTGCCGTCCGATAATTTAGTCCGACAACGACAATGTGCATAGAAGTTCACCTGCCTCCACAAGACTTAAAGAGGATACATTCAAAAAGTCCACCTTTTTGAACTATTACTTAAAGCATGATCACAACACAAACAATGTTAATTATATCACAGGGCCAGTCTGTTACCCGGTAAAATAAGCAGAGATTTTTGAATTATTTATGAATTTCCACAAATAAACAAATAACCATGGAAATGTCCCATGGTTATTCTATATTTCCCATTTCTAGCTTTTATAGAGCAGGATTAAATTTATCTTTAGACGAATTCCACCTTATTGATCTCAGGTGTTGCAACTTCCATCTCACCCATGCCGCGAACCAATTTCTTGGC
The window above is part of the Paenibacillus lutimineralis genome. Proteins encoded here:
- the hemA gene encoding glutamyl-tRNA reductase gives rise to the protein MHIVVVGLNYRTAPVEVRERFAFSEQDMPQALLELTRTKSVMEGVILATCNRTEIYVVVDRLHMCGYFIRSFMEKWFGIPREEFTKHLYMYEEEQAVRHLFRVASGLDSMVLGETQILGQVRSAFLLAQGEKATGKWFNMLFKQAITLGKRAHSETAIGESAVSVSYAAVELGKRVFGSFSGKRVLILGAGKMSELTAKHLSGGGTEEVLVANRTFTRAQELASKFDGTPCTMQEALRRLSEVDILISSTGAEGYVLTSAQVTKSMELRPDRPLFIIDIAVPRDIEPSIGELPNVFLYDIDDLEGIVESNMEMRRGEAIIIERMIEEEIAVFTSWLQTLGVQPVIRALQEKSSAIHASTLDSLFNKLPDLDERERKVITRLTKSIVNQMMHDPIKRIKEMSGEENGLAALDMFTKIFALEEQLEEQSASMETPAVEAPVPETITVSVEVSPDKVPVPMMKASV